In Rutidosis leptorrhynchoides isolate AG116_Rl617_1_P2 unplaced genomic scaffold, CSIRO_AGI_Rlap_v1 contig122, whole genome shotgun sequence, one genomic interval encodes:
- the LOC139881171 gene encoding large ribosomal subunit protein P1w-like isoform X2 translates to MATSGELACTYAVLILHDEGIPITAEKVATLVKAANVPVESYWPSLFAKFAASRNVDDLIMNVGSTGGAAAPAAEEKKKEEAKEESDDDMGFSLFD, encoded by the exons ATGGCCACCAGTGGAGAGCTAGCTTGCACCTATGCCGTTCTCATCCTTCACGACGAAGGCATTCCAATCACT gcTGAGAAGGTTGCAACATTGGTTAAGGCGGCCAATGTCCCAGTCGAGTCATACTGGCCAAGTCTCTTTGCTAAGTTTGCAGCCAGTAGAAACGTCGACGATCTCATCATGAACGTCGGATCCA CCGGTGGTGCCGCCGCCCCTGCAGCGGAGGAGAAGAAGAAGGAAGAGGCCAAGGAAGAGAGCGATGACGACATGGGATTCAGCTTATTCGATTAG
- the LOC139881171 gene encoding large ribosomal subunit protein P1-like isoform X1 — MATSGELACTYAVLILHDEGIPITAEKVATLVKAANVPVESYWPSLFAKFAASRNVDDLIMNVGSSASAAGAAPVAAAGAPAAGGAAAPAAEEKKKEEAKEESDDDMGFSLFD; from the exons ATGGCCACCAGTGGAGAGCTAGCTTGCACCTATGCCGTTCTCATCCTTCACGACGAAGGCATTCCAATCACT gcTGAGAAGGTTGCAACATTGGTTAAGGCGGCCAATGTCCCAGTCGAGTCATACTGGCCAAGTCTCTTTGCTAAGTTTGCAGCCAGTAGAAACGTCGACGATCTCATCATGAACGTCGGATCCAGTGCCTCAGCCGCCGGTGCAGCACCAGTAGCCGCTGCCGGAGCTCCAGCAGCCGGTGGTGCCGCCGCCCCTGCAGCGGAGGAGAAGAAGAAGGAAGAGGCCAAGGAAGAGAGCGATGACGACATGGGATTCAGCTTATTCGATTAG
- the LOC139881169 gene encoding serine/arginine-rich splicing factor SR34A-like, with protein MSSRFSRTIYVGNLPSDIRESEVEDLFYKYGRILDIELKIPPRPPCYSFVEFGSSRDAEDAIRGRDGYNFDGCRLRVELAHGGKGQPSSDRRGSHGGGGGPGGGSTRYGISRHSEFRVIVRGLPSSASWQDLKDHMRKAGDVCFADVSRDSDGTFGIVDYTNHEDMKYAIRKLDDTEFKNPWTRAYIRVKRFERSPSRSRSRSRSLSKGRSRSRSPRRSRSKSVERSVSRSVSKSRSASPVKSPGSMSRSRSNSGSPPRKARSGSD; from the exons ATGAGTAGTCGCTTTTCCCGCACAATCTATGTTGGCAACCTGCCCTCAGATATCAGAGAATCAGAAGTTGAAGATTTATTTTACAAG TATGGTCGGATACTGGACATTGAATTGAAGATCCCACCTCGCCCTCCTTGTTACTCTTTTGTGGAG TTTGGGAGCTCTCGGGATGCTGAAGATGCTATCAGGGGTCGTGATGGATATAACTTTGATGGTTGTCGTTTAAGG GTTGAGCTTGCCCATGGTGGCAAGGGGCAACCTTCAAGTGATCGCCGCGGTAgccatggtggtggtggtggtcctGGGGGAGGTTCTACTCGTTATGGTATCTCACGCCATTCTGAATTTAGGG TTATTGTCCGAGGGCTCCCTTCTTCTGCTTCTTGGCAAGATTTGAAG GACCATATGCGAAAAGCTGGTGATGTGTGTTTTGCTGATGTTTCTCGTGATAGTGATG GAACTTTTGGCATTGTTGATTATACCAATCATGAAGACATGAAATATGCG ATCCGGAAACTAGATGACACTGAGTTCAAAAATCCTTGGACCAGAGCCTATATTCGA GTGAAGAGATTTGAGCGCAGTCCATCAAGGAGCAGGAGCCGGAGCCGAAGCCTTAGCAAAGGTCGTAGCAGAAGCAGGAGTCCAAGAAGGAGTCGGAG TAAATCAGTGGAGCGATCTGTTTCTAGATCAGTGTCAAAGTCAAGATCGGCATCTCCTGTTAAATCTCCTGG ATCGATGTCAAGATCCAGGTCAAACTCAGGTTCTCCTCCTCGAAAG GCGCGCTCTGGTAGCGACTGA